One genomic window of Scatophagus argus isolate fScaArg1 chromosome 16, fScaArg1.pri, whole genome shotgun sequence includes the following:
- the si:dkey-89b17.4 gene encoding zinc finger protein 850 isoform X1, producing MAMHDMSRAKGFPCKECDMVCPSTPSLLEHMKAHYQQEETGRFECEQCGRIYKHAASLANHKKSHEVGSFQCPVCTRTLPNAVALKNHLRIHTLSPSSAHTEEESEEVPEEAGPDERDYGLAQDLSDGFGRSHLNNSGMGHSVLQSHETDDHGKKGSPESDDAWDRPFKCDQCDRTYRHHGSLVNHKKCHQQGTFKCSVCFKQFSNLAALNSHERTHSKFKTPGASMVSSSSSSSSLHDSERSSGTQSSQSDDTASCFCHLCQVALPNKADFQEHILLHNTASPSLGLPRSFPGIMPHNLSAVRSPAYTPALGDPLPLPPLPGEKRGPYDPIMGPPVNNPIYTCAYCGAGHPDLETLKVHYLTHDPHPASHGQDSSILNSDTLSSGSQGSVSSPSGGRVPQANSPDDGERRFKCGECGKSYRHAGSLVNHKRCHQTGHYQCTICCKQYPHLAALHSHLRSHKGRPSNQPISNDSNDWLSPEPLTLDSQQSYVQEGSGATTPISLPGNLGDAAHFVPDGGHSSGLDSLEFHDRFDGSSLSQSNAAHRQADRHVCADCGEMYGDVSGIKSHMCPRRGQQPQQQQGNMSNGFMGSMNYHSSSGTSLPAGSSSSLKEGSSQRQYSQSGGKRMGSNDKDDDDDGEVYQCSVCGNHYASLRALRSHLRSHANNPTGPGPSNLEQDWRMICSTCGQSFARKQDLLNHQLVHGPQRPDGQQQGIGGSSANGSDKMDGRNHICVDCGMFFADRHHLITHLCPGKNRAVSMSKQGLNGAKGMSGGDGVGGSVAGGSRDVGGDGRRPMVDQSDKPHKCDQCGRGYRHPCSLLNHKKSHKTGVFRCLVCQKRYYNLLALKNHQRTHFDLKRHKCEECGKAFKIQKQLINHLRLHEEHRAKGLVRTGPNGSRFQQPGPSQMQTMRGEPSKGQVMGMKYSHQGFKKPYSSAGTSRPQKFDPAESGRRPFSCEECGKTYRHAGSLANHKNLHKIGEYHCNVCNSTYPNRLAMKNHLRLHFAQKKHNCQECGKGFRTQRQLATHTTAGLCKGPQGPGAQMDFECDGCCEGFATADELAAHDCPAQHLPSSSSTNSSTNISMERSSVEMDSDERPYACDLCSCAYKHASSLLNHKHTHKTGNFRCNFCDKPYTNYMALRNHMRIHTQRKKHICHTCGKAFRLARFLRNHQKVHEEGATPFGCPTCGKSFQGRSGLARHRCGDNQVGMEVRRKATAPTGEGEECRYTCDQCGRSYRHASSLLNHKNTHTVGIYHCAVCLKTYSNLLALKNHRRIHSETRRHRCHDCGKAFRVSSQLYNHRRVHQKQRELTCRSCQRAFPTHASFRLHMEITHGQVPQPRQPRPQQPRPGGSQELGWGSGLDLTLMQEQGLDSGSMTKGRSRGGNSEVLKPHVCDQCGRSYRHASSLLNHKNSHKTGTYFCNSCQKEFPNLMSLKNHRRIHTEPKRYQCPDCGKSFRVSTQLICHRRIHTKEKPFSCQQCDKRFSSKSNLRHHMKVHWSSSTAPPPMTMGAPNFLDLSPVGSTSSSRSFVCNQCGRSYRHASSLLNHKNSHKTGTYFCNPCQKEFPNLLSFKNHRRIHTEPKRYRCPDCGKSFRVSTALVCHRRIHTKEKPFSCQQCDKRFVSRSNLRHHMKVHWRGLPLSRGTSSAFLTVPSRPFS from the exons ATGGCAATGCATGATATGAGTCGTGCCAAGGGTTTCCCCTGTAAAGAGTGTGATATGGTTTGCCCGAGTACTCCAAGTCTTCTAGAACATATGAAAGCACATTATCAGCAAGAAGAGACTGGACGTTTTGAGTGTGAACAGTGTGGCCGAATTTACAAGCACGCTGCTAGCCTAGCTAATCATAAAAAATCTCACGAAGTGGGTTCATTCCAGTGTCCTGTTTGTACGCGTACTCTACCCAACGCAGTAGCTTTGAAGAACCATCTGCGTATCCATACATTGTCCCCTAGTAGTGCACACACGGAGGAAGAGAGCGAAGAAGTACCCGAAGAAGCAGGCCCCGACGAGAGGGACTACGGTCTCGCCCAAGACCTCTCAGACGGGTTTGGGCGCTCCCATCTGAACAATAGTGGTATGGGCCATAGTGTCCTGCAAAGCCACGAGACAGACGACCACGGAAAAAAAGGCTCTCCTGAATCTGACGACGCCTGGGACAGGCCATTCAAGTGCGATCAGTGTGACAGAACCTACCGGCACCACGGTAGCCTGGTGAACCACAAGAAGTGTCACCAGCAAGGAACTTTTaagtgctctgtgtgttttaaacaaTTTAGCAACCTGGCTGCCTTAAACAGCCACGAGAGAACTCACTCAAAGTTCAAGACCCCCGGGGCATCCATGGtgagtagcagcagcagcagcagcagcctccacgACTCGGAGCGCAGCAGTGGCACCCAGTCGTCCCAGAGTGACGACACTGCGTCGTGTTTCTGCCACCTGTGTCAGGTAGCACTGCCGAATAAGGCAGACTTCCAGGAGCACATCCTGCTGCACAACACGGCCTCACCCTCCCTTGGACTACCACGCAGTTTCCCAGGCATCATGCCTCACAATCTGAGTGCGGTTCGATCCCCAGCATACACCCCCGCCCTAGGTGACCCTCTGCCTCTGCCACCCCTGCCCGGTGAAAAAAGAGGTCCCTATGACCCCATAATGGGCCCTCCAGTCAACAATCCCATCTACACATGTGCATACTGCGGCGCAGGACACCCAGATCTGGAGACATTGAAAGTCCACTATCTGACTCATGATCCCCACCCAGCCTCACATGGCCAGGACAGCTCCATCCTCAACTCAGACACACTAAGCTCTGGATCACAGGGCTCTGTGTCTTCTCCCTCTGGTGGTCGCGTGCCCCAGGCCAACTCTCCAGATGATGGAGAGCGGCGCTTTAAGTGTGGGGAGTGTGGCAAAAGCTACCGGCATGCAGGAAGCCTGGTCAACCATAAACGCTGCCATCAGACAGGCCACTACCAGTGCACCATCTGCTGTAAGCAGTACCCTCACCTGGCAGCACTGCACAGCCACCTACGAAGCCACAAGGGTCGCCCCTCCAACCAGCCTATTAGTAATGACAGCAATGACTGGCTGTCCCCAGAGCCGCTAACTCTGGACTCCCAGCAGAGCTACGTCCAAGAAGGCAGTGGAGCCACCACTCCAATCTCACTGCCGGGAAATCTTGGTGATGCCGCCCACTTTGTTCCGGATGGTGGCCACAGCAGTGGGTTGGACTCCCTTGAGTTCCACGATCGCTTTGATGGCAGTTCACTTTCCCAGAGCAACGCTGCTCACCGTCAGGCCGACAGACATGTATGTGCAGACTGCGGTGAGATGTATGGAGATGTATCTGGCATCAAGTCGCACATGTGCCCCCGGCGTGGCCAGcagccacaacagcagcagggcAACATGTCCAATGGTTTTATGGGCAGCATGAACTATCACAGCTCCAGTGGAACCTCACTGCCTGCTGGAAGCTCCAGCAGCCTGAAAGAAGGCAGCAGCCAGCGGCAGTACTCCCAGAGTGGTGGCAAGAGAATGGGGAGCAATGACAaagatgatgacgatgatggaGAAGTGTATCAGTGCTCCGTGTGCGGCAACCACTATGCCAGCCTCAGAGCTCTAAGGAGCCACTTGCGTAGCCATGCCAATAACCCAACAGGGCCTGGACCTTCCAACCTGGAGCAGGATTGGAGGATGATCTGCTCCACCTGTGGCCAGAGCTTTGCCAGGAAGCAGGATCTCCTGAATCACCAGTTAGTCCATGGGCCCCAAAGGCCTGATGGCCAGCAACAGGGTATTGGAGGCAGCTCGGCTAATGGCAGTGACAAGATGGACGGACGCAACCACATTTGTGTTGACTGTGGTATGTTTTTTGCTGATCGTCACCACTTGATAACTCACTTGTGCCCCGGCAAGAATCGGGCCGTCTCAATGAGCAAGCAGGGCCTGAATGGAGCCAAAGGGATGTCTGGAGGAGATGGAGTAGGTGGTAGTGTTGCTGGAGGAAGCCGTGATGTTGGTGGTGATGGGCGTAGGCCTATGGTTGACCAAAGTGACAAGCCCCACAAGTGTGACCAGTGTGGACGAGGATACAGACATCCCTGCTCACTCCTTAACCACAAAAAGTCCCATAAGACTGGTGTTTTCCGCTGCCTGGTGTGCCAGAAACGCTACTATAATCTGCTGGCTCTGAAGAATCACCAAAGGACCCACTTTGATCTAAAGAG GCACAAGTGTGAAGAATGCGGCAAGGCTTTCAAGATCCAAAAGCAGCTGATCAACCACCTTCGTCTCCATGAGGAGCATCGGGCCAAAGGTCTTGTTCGGACCGGCCCCAACGGTTCCCGCTTCCAGCAGCCTGGTCCATCTCAAATGCAGACTATGAGAGGAGAGCCGTCAAAGGGCCAGGTAATGGGCATGAAATACAGCCATCAAGGGTTCAAAAAGCCCTACTCTTCAGCTGGAACTTCCAGGCCCCAGAAATTTGATCCAGCTGAAAGTGGACGACGGCCCTTTTCCTGCGAAGAATGTGGAAAGACATACCGCCATGCAGGCAGCTTGGCCAATCACAAGAACCTTCACAAAATTGGGGAGTACCACTGCAATGTTTGTAACTCTACATACCCCAACAGACTGGCAATGAAAAACCACTTACGTCTCCACTTTGCCCAGAAGAAGCACAACTGCCAAGAGTGCGGCAAGGGTTTCCGCACCCAGAGGCAGCTAGCTACCCACACTACAGCAGGACTGTGCAAAGGCCCGCAGGGACCAGGGGCCCAAATGGATTTTGAATGCGATGGCTGCTGTGAAGGCTTTGCCACGGCTGATGAGCTTGCAGCCCATGACTGCCCAGCCCAGCACCTGCCTTCGTCATCATCCACTAACAGCTCCACCAACATCAGCATGGAGAGGAGCTCTGTGGAAATGGACTCTGATGAGAGACCCTATGCCTGTGACCTGTGCAGCTGCGCCTACAAACATGCAAGCTCTTTGCTGAACCATAAGCACACGCACAAGACAGGCAACTTTCGGTGCAACTTCTGCGACAAGCCCTACACCAACTACATGGCGCTGCGCAACCACATGCGTATCCACACGCAGCGGAAGAAGCACATATGCCACACGTGTGGGAAAGCCTTCCGGCTGGCCAGGTTCCTCCGCAACCACCAGAAGGTCCATGAGGAGGGTGCCACCCCCTTCGGCTGCCCCACATGTGGGAAGAGTTTCCAGGGGAGGTCCGGTCTGGCCAGGCACCGCTGCGGGGACAACCAGGTAGGCATGGAAGTCAGGAGGAAGGCCACTGCACCCacgggagagggagaagagtgTCGGTACAC ATGTGATCAATGTGGCCGCTCCTACCGCCATGCCAGCTCTCTCCTTAACCACAAGAACACCCACACTGTCGGCATCTACCACTGTGCCGTGTGCCTCAAGACCTACTCCAACCTGCTTGCCCTGAAGAACCACCGCCGTATCCACTCCGAGACACGGCGCCACCGTTGCCACGACTGCGGGAAAGCCTTCCGTGTTTCCTCCCAACTCTACAACCACCGACGTGTCCATCAGAAACAACGGGAACTGACCTGTCGGTCCTGCCAACGAGCCTTTCCTACACATGCCAGCTTCAGGCTCCACATGGAGATCACACATGGTCAGGTGCCACAGCCCCGCCAGCCCAGACCCCAGCAGCCCCGACCAGGGGGCTCCCAGGAGCTGGGCTGGGGGTCAGGCCTGGACCTGACGTTGATGCAAGAGCAAGGACTCGACTCTGGCAGCATGACCAAAGGCCGCAGTCGTGGGGGCAACAGTGAGGTCCTCAAGCCCCATGTCTGTGACCAGTGTGGCCGGTCTTACCGCCACGCCAGCTCCCTGCTCAACCACAAGAACAGCCACAAGACTGGGACCTACTTCTGCAACTCCTGCCAGAAGGAGTTCCCCAACCTGATGTCCCTCAAGAACCACAGACGGATCCACACCGAGCCCAAACGCTACCAGTGCCCCGACTGTGGCAAGTCATTTCGGGTGTCCACCCAACTCATCTGTCACCGCCGCATCCACACCAAGGAGAAGCCGTTCTCCTGCCAACAGTGTGACAAGCGCTTCTCCTCCAAGTCCAACCTGAGGCACCACATGAAGGTGCACTGGAGCAGCTCAACGGCGCCCCCTCCCATGACCATGGGTGCGCCCAACTTCCTGG ATCTGAGTCCGGTGGGTTCGACCAGCAGCTCCAGGAGCTTCGTCTGCAACCAGTGTGGTCGGTCTTACCGCCACGCCAGCTCCCTGCTCAACCACAAGAACAGCCACAAGACTGGGACCTATTTCTGCAACCCCTGCCAGAAAGAGTTCCCCAACTTGCTGTCCTTCAAGAACCACAGACGGATCCACACCGAGCCCAAACGCTACCGGTGCCCTGACTGCGGAAAGTCGTTCCGGGTGTCCACGGCACTCGTCTGCCACCGCCGCATCCACACCAAGGAGAAGCCGTTCTCCTGCCAGCAGTGTGACAAGCGCTTTGTGTCCCGATCCAACCTCAGGCACCACATGAAGGTGCACTGGAGGGGTCTGCCGCTGTCCAGAGGGACATCGTCCGCCTTCCTCACCGTCCCCTCCAGACCTTTCAGCTAA
- the stx1b gene encoding syntaxin-1B: MKDRTAELRSAKDSDDDEEVVQVDRDHFMDEFFEQVEEIRGCIEKLSEDVEQVKKQHSAILAAPNPDEKTKQELEDLTADIKKTANKVRSKLKAIEQSIEQEEGLNRSSADLRIRKTQHSTLSRKFVEVMTEYNTTQSKYRDRCKDRIQRQLEITGRTTTNEELEDMLESGKLAIFTDDIKMDSQMTKQALNEIETRHTEIIKLENSIRELHDMFVDMAMLVESQGEMIDRIEYNVEHSVDYVERAVSDTKKAVKYQSQARKKKIMIIICCVILGVVLASTIGGTLGF, encoded by the exons gctaAGGACAGTGACGACGATGAGGAGGTGGTGCAGGTCGACAGGGACCACTTCATGGACGAGTTCTTTGAGCAG gttgaAGAGATCAGAGGCTGTATAGAAAAGCTGTCGGAGGACGTGGAGCAGGTCAAGAAGCAGCACAGCGCCATCTTGGCCGCACCCAATCCTGACGAAA AGACCAAGCAGGAGTTGGAGGACCTCACAGCTGACATCAAGAAGACAGCCAATAAAGTTCGCTCAAAGTTAAAAG caaTCGAGCAAAGTATCGAGCAGGAGGAGGGTCTCAACAGATCATCAGCGGACCTCAGGATCCGTAAAACACAG CACTCGACGCTGTCACGTAAGTTTGTGGAGGTGATGACTGAGTACAACACCACGCAGTCCAAGTACCGCGACCGCTGCAAGGACCGCATCCAGAGACAGCTGGAGATCA CTGGCAGAACCACCACCAACGAGGAACTCGAGGACATGCTGGAGAGTGGCAAGCTGGCCATCTTCACCGATGAT ATCAAAATGGACTCTCAGATGACCAAGCAGGCTCTGAACGAGATCGAGACCCGACACACCGAGATCATCAAGCTTGAAAACAGCATCCGCGAGCTGCACGACATGTTCGTCGACATGGCCATGCTGGTGGAAAGCCAG ggagAGATGATTGACAGAATTGAGTACAATGTGGAACACTCCGTCGACTACGTGGAGCGAGCCGTATCCGACACCAAGAAGGCCGTCAAATACCAGAGCCAGGCCCGCAAG AAGAAAATCATGATCATCATCTGCTGCGTCATCCTGGGCGTGGTCTTGGCGTCAACCATCGGCGGCACGCTGGGCTTCTGA
- the si:dkey-89b17.4 gene encoding zinc finger protein 646 isoform X2 gives MAMHDMSRAKGFPCKECDMVCPSTPSLLEHMKAHYQQEETGRFECEQCGRIYKHAASLANHKKSHEVGSFQCPVCTRTLPNAVALKNHLRIHTLSPSSAHTEEESEEVPEEAGPDERDYGLAQDLSDGFGRSHLNNSGMGHSVLQSHETDDHGKKGSPESDDAWDRPFKCDQCDRTYRHHGSLVNHKKCHQQGTFKCSVCFKQFSNLAALNSHERTHSKFKTPGASMVSSSSSSSSLHDSERSSGTQSSQSDDTASCFCHLCQVALPNKADFQEHILLHNTASPSLGLPRSFPGIMPHNLSAVRSPAYTPALGDPLPLPPLPGEKRGPYDPIMGPPVNNPIYTCAYCGAGHPDLETLKVHYLTHDPHPASHGQDSSILNSDTLSSGSQGSVSSPSGGRVPQANSPDDGERRFKCGECGKSYRHAGSLVNHKRCHQTGHYQCTICCKQYPHLAALHSHLRSHKGRPSNQPISNDSNDWLSPEPLTLDSQQSYVQEGSGATTPISLPGNLGDAAHFVPDGGHSSGLDSLEFHDRFDGSSLSQSNAAHRQADRHVCADCGEMYGDVSGIKSHMCPRRGQQPQQQQGNMSNGFMGSMNYHSSSGTSLPAGSSSSLKEGSSQRQYSQSGGKRMGSNDKDDDDDGEVYQCSVCGNHYASLRALRSHLRSHANNPTGPGPSNLEQDWRMICSTCGQSFARKQDLLNHQLVHGPQRPDGQQQGIGGSSANGSDKMDGRNHICVDCGMFFADRHHLITHLCPGKNRAVSMSKQGLNGAKGMSGGDGVGGSVAGGSRDVGGDGRRPMVDQSDKPHKCDQCGRGYRHPCSLLNHKKSHKTGVFRCLVCQKRYYNLLALKNHQRTHFDLKRHKCEECGKAFKIQKQLINHLRLHEEHRAKGLVRTGPNGSRFQQPGPSQMQTMRGEPSKGQVMGMKYSHQGFKKPYSSAGTSRPQKFDPAESGRRPFSCEECGKTYRHAGSLANHKNLHKIGEYHCNVCNSTYPNRLAMKNHLRLHFAQKKHNCQECGKGFRTQRQLATHTTAGLCKGPQGPGAQMDFECDGCCEGFATADELAAHDCPAQHLPSSSSTNSSTNISMERSSVEMDSDERPYACDLCSCAYKHASSLLNHKHTHKTGNFRCNFCDKPYTNYMALRNHMRIHTQRKKHICHTCGKAFRLARFLRNHQKVHEEGATPFGCPTCGKSFQGRSGLARHRCGDNQVGMEVRRKATAPTGEGEECRYTCDQCGRSYRHASSLLNHKNTHTVGIYHCAVCLKTYSNLLALKNHRRIHSETRRHRCHDCGKAFRVSSQLYNHRRVHQKQRELTCRSCQRAFPTHASFRLHMEITHGQVPQPRQPRPQQPRPGGSQELGWGSGLDLTLMQEQGLDSGSMTKGRSRGGNSEVLKPHVCDQCGRSYRHASSLLNHKNSHKTGTYFCNSCQKEFPNLMSLKNHRRIHTEPKRYQCPDCGKSFRVSTQLICHRRIHTKEKPFSCQQCDKRFSSKSNLRHHMKVHWSSSTAPPPMTMGAPNFLAPR, from the exons ATGGCAATGCATGATATGAGTCGTGCCAAGGGTTTCCCCTGTAAAGAGTGTGATATGGTTTGCCCGAGTACTCCAAGTCTTCTAGAACATATGAAAGCACATTATCAGCAAGAAGAGACTGGACGTTTTGAGTGTGAACAGTGTGGCCGAATTTACAAGCACGCTGCTAGCCTAGCTAATCATAAAAAATCTCACGAAGTGGGTTCATTCCAGTGTCCTGTTTGTACGCGTACTCTACCCAACGCAGTAGCTTTGAAGAACCATCTGCGTATCCATACATTGTCCCCTAGTAGTGCACACACGGAGGAAGAGAGCGAAGAAGTACCCGAAGAAGCAGGCCCCGACGAGAGGGACTACGGTCTCGCCCAAGACCTCTCAGACGGGTTTGGGCGCTCCCATCTGAACAATAGTGGTATGGGCCATAGTGTCCTGCAAAGCCACGAGACAGACGACCACGGAAAAAAAGGCTCTCCTGAATCTGACGACGCCTGGGACAGGCCATTCAAGTGCGATCAGTGTGACAGAACCTACCGGCACCACGGTAGCCTGGTGAACCACAAGAAGTGTCACCAGCAAGGAACTTTTaagtgctctgtgtgttttaaacaaTTTAGCAACCTGGCTGCCTTAAACAGCCACGAGAGAACTCACTCAAAGTTCAAGACCCCCGGGGCATCCATGGtgagtagcagcagcagcagcagcagcctccacgACTCGGAGCGCAGCAGTGGCACCCAGTCGTCCCAGAGTGACGACACTGCGTCGTGTTTCTGCCACCTGTGTCAGGTAGCACTGCCGAATAAGGCAGACTTCCAGGAGCACATCCTGCTGCACAACACGGCCTCACCCTCCCTTGGACTACCACGCAGTTTCCCAGGCATCATGCCTCACAATCTGAGTGCGGTTCGATCCCCAGCATACACCCCCGCCCTAGGTGACCCTCTGCCTCTGCCACCCCTGCCCGGTGAAAAAAGAGGTCCCTATGACCCCATAATGGGCCCTCCAGTCAACAATCCCATCTACACATGTGCATACTGCGGCGCAGGACACCCAGATCTGGAGACATTGAAAGTCCACTATCTGACTCATGATCCCCACCCAGCCTCACATGGCCAGGACAGCTCCATCCTCAACTCAGACACACTAAGCTCTGGATCACAGGGCTCTGTGTCTTCTCCCTCTGGTGGTCGCGTGCCCCAGGCCAACTCTCCAGATGATGGAGAGCGGCGCTTTAAGTGTGGGGAGTGTGGCAAAAGCTACCGGCATGCAGGAAGCCTGGTCAACCATAAACGCTGCCATCAGACAGGCCACTACCAGTGCACCATCTGCTGTAAGCAGTACCCTCACCTGGCAGCACTGCACAGCCACCTACGAAGCCACAAGGGTCGCCCCTCCAACCAGCCTATTAGTAATGACAGCAATGACTGGCTGTCCCCAGAGCCGCTAACTCTGGACTCCCAGCAGAGCTACGTCCAAGAAGGCAGTGGAGCCACCACTCCAATCTCACTGCCGGGAAATCTTGGTGATGCCGCCCACTTTGTTCCGGATGGTGGCCACAGCAGTGGGTTGGACTCCCTTGAGTTCCACGATCGCTTTGATGGCAGTTCACTTTCCCAGAGCAACGCTGCTCACCGTCAGGCCGACAGACATGTATGTGCAGACTGCGGTGAGATGTATGGAGATGTATCTGGCATCAAGTCGCACATGTGCCCCCGGCGTGGCCAGcagccacaacagcagcagggcAACATGTCCAATGGTTTTATGGGCAGCATGAACTATCACAGCTCCAGTGGAACCTCACTGCCTGCTGGAAGCTCCAGCAGCCTGAAAGAAGGCAGCAGCCAGCGGCAGTACTCCCAGAGTGGTGGCAAGAGAATGGGGAGCAATGACAaagatgatgacgatgatggaGAAGTGTATCAGTGCTCCGTGTGCGGCAACCACTATGCCAGCCTCAGAGCTCTAAGGAGCCACTTGCGTAGCCATGCCAATAACCCAACAGGGCCTGGACCTTCCAACCTGGAGCAGGATTGGAGGATGATCTGCTCCACCTGTGGCCAGAGCTTTGCCAGGAAGCAGGATCTCCTGAATCACCAGTTAGTCCATGGGCCCCAAAGGCCTGATGGCCAGCAACAGGGTATTGGAGGCAGCTCGGCTAATGGCAGTGACAAGATGGACGGACGCAACCACATTTGTGTTGACTGTGGTATGTTTTTTGCTGATCGTCACCACTTGATAACTCACTTGTGCCCCGGCAAGAATCGGGCCGTCTCAATGAGCAAGCAGGGCCTGAATGGAGCCAAAGGGATGTCTGGAGGAGATGGAGTAGGTGGTAGTGTTGCTGGAGGAAGCCGTGATGTTGGTGGTGATGGGCGTAGGCCTATGGTTGACCAAAGTGACAAGCCCCACAAGTGTGACCAGTGTGGACGAGGATACAGACATCCCTGCTCACTCCTTAACCACAAAAAGTCCCATAAGACTGGTGTTTTCCGCTGCCTGGTGTGCCAGAAACGCTACTATAATCTGCTGGCTCTGAAGAATCACCAAAGGACCCACTTTGATCTAAAGAG GCACAAGTGTGAAGAATGCGGCAAGGCTTTCAAGATCCAAAAGCAGCTGATCAACCACCTTCGTCTCCATGAGGAGCATCGGGCCAAAGGTCTTGTTCGGACCGGCCCCAACGGTTCCCGCTTCCAGCAGCCTGGTCCATCTCAAATGCAGACTATGAGAGGAGAGCCGTCAAAGGGCCAGGTAATGGGCATGAAATACAGCCATCAAGGGTTCAAAAAGCCCTACTCTTCAGCTGGAACTTCCAGGCCCCAGAAATTTGATCCAGCTGAAAGTGGACGACGGCCCTTTTCCTGCGAAGAATGTGGAAAGACATACCGCCATGCAGGCAGCTTGGCCAATCACAAGAACCTTCACAAAATTGGGGAGTACCACTGCAATGTTTGTAACTCTACATACCCCAACAGACTGGCAATGAAAAACCACTTACGTCTCCACTTTGCCCAGAAGAAGCACAACTGCCAAGAGTGCGGCAAGGGTTTCCGCACCCAGAGGCAGCTAGCTACCCACACTACAGCAGGACTGTGCAAAGGCCCGCAGGGACCAGGGGCCCAAATGGATTTTGAATGCGATGGCTGCTGTGAAGGCTTTGCCACGGCTGATGAGCTTGCAGCCCATGACTGCCCAGCCCAGCACCTGCCTTCGTCATCATCCACTAACAGCTCCACCAACATCAGCATGGAGAGGAGCTCTGTGGAAATGGACTCTGATGAGAGACCCTATGCCTGTGACCTGTGCAGCTGCGCCTACAAACATGCAAGCTCTTTGCTGAACCATAAGCACACGCACAAGACAGGCAACTTTCGGTGCAACTTCTGCGACAAGCCCTACACCAACTACATGGCGCTGCGCAACCACATGCGTATCCACACGCAGCGGAAGAAGCACATATGCCACACGTGTGGGAAAGCCTTCCGGCTGGCCAGGTTCCTCCGCAACCACCAGAAGGTCCATGAGGAGGGTGCCACCCCCTTCGGCTGCCCCACATGTGGGAAGAGTTTCCAGGGGAGGTCCGGTCTGGCCAGGCACCGCTGCGGGGACAACCAGGTAGGCATGGAAGTCAGGAGGAAGGCCACTGCACCCacgggagagggagaagagtgTCGGTACAC ATGTGATCAATGTGGCCGCTCCTACCGCCATGCCAGCTCTCTCCTTAACCACAAGAACACCCACACTGTCGGCATCTACCACTGTGCCGTGTGCCTCAAGACCTACTCCAACCTGCTTGCCCTGAAGAACCACCGCCGTATCCACTCCGAGACACGGCGCCACCGTTGCCACGACTGCGGGAAAGCCTTCCGTGTTTCCTCCCAACTCTACAACCACCGACGTGTCCATCAGAAACAACGGGAACTGACCTGTCGGTCCTGCCAACGAGCCTTTCCTACACATGCCAGCTTCAGGCTCCACATGGAGATCACACATGGTCAGGTGCCACAGCCCCGCCAGCCCAGACCCCAGCAGCCCCGACCAGGGGGCTCCCAGGAGCTGGGCTGGGGGTCAGGCCTGGACCTGACGTTGATGCAAGAGCAAGGACTCGACTCTGGCAGCATGACCAAAGGCCGCAGTCGTGGGGGCAACAGTGAGGTCCTCAAGCCCCATGTCTGTGACCAGTGTGGCCGGTCTTACCGCCACGCCAGCTCCCTGCTCAACCACAAGAACAGCCACAAGACTGGGACCTACTTCTGCAACTCCTGCCAGAAGGAGTTCCCCAACCTGATGTCCCTCAAGAACCACAGACGGATCCACACCGAGCCCAAACGCTACCAGTGCCCCGACTGTGGCAAGTCATTTCGGGTGTCCACCCAACTCATCTGTCACCGCCGCATCCACACCAAGGAGAAGCCGTTCTCCTGCCAACAGTGTGACAAGCGCTTCTCCTCCAAGTCCAACCTGAGGCACCACATGAAGGTGCACTGGAGCAGCTCAACGGCGCCCCCTCCCATGACCATGGGTGCGCCCAACTTCCTGG cACCGAGATGA